The proteins below come from a single Chryseobacterium sp. MA9 genomic window:
- a CDS encoding SusC/RagA family TonB-linked outer membrane protein, with protein sequence MNRFYFNKSNRAALFFAMTLLPSGIAYSQVKKDTVAKENKIDEVVVIGYGTQRKEAVTGSVATVKGDALREVPSANITQALQGRTAGVDISQTSTKPGAAMQIRIRGTRSLTGDNNPLIVLDGIPFVGSLGDISSSDIKSIDILKDASATAIYGSRGANGVILVTTNRGAKGQRPKFSYNTFTGVQTLFSKYPMMDGPKFAQLRSYAIPAGNTTPLYSNGVDENNSVNTDWQSLYYKPAMMTSHDIGVSGGTEGGNYNVGLSYFKQNALIPVQSYERFALRMAIDQQVGSIFKFGFTTNTNYSISEGNGVNPGAVLGYSPIANPYNPDGSPKRVMSTAGGIDQTWIYTRRNLESLADKYIDETKSFASYNNLYGEASLPIKGLKYRLNVGLDFRTSNSGNYTGVGVFNTNPLGPSAAGKGNNQTYHWVLENLLTYDRTFGKHKVNAVALYSAEENKYTSSYMSAKNVPADFFQYYNLGQSPQADITVRPEDQVYWKTGLLSAMGRIMYTYDNKYMLTATLRADGSSRLAPGNKWHTYPALSLGWNVTNESFMQNIKVINLLKFRAGWGQTSNQAVDPYSTMGRFNVAPYNYGSAGSTGIYGNQPPNPNLGWEYSKTQNYGVDFGILNNRLTGSVEYYKTHTYDLLTQKSLPATSGWTSIVSNVAETENKGLEVSLNGIIFDNPDGFTWEAGVNFYTNKNKILSLASGTPRDVNNLWFVGHNINSLYDYQYIGLWQAGDPYQNILEPGTAADVTGSIKVLYTGGYNADGTPVRAIGPDDRQIFDTAPKFQGGFNMRFAYKNFELSTVGAFQHGGILVSTIYGSASYLNRLTGRGNNVDVDYWTEDNTGAYFPRPGRHLSGDNPKYSSTLAMFDASYLKLRTITLGYNVNKDFLKDLKITSLRIYFTVTNPVVLFSPYHKFSGMDPEPNSFGNENQAVSGYQNRQLVIGTNNPSTRNYLMGLNLTF encoded by the coding sequence ATGAACCGATTTTATTTCAATAAAAGCAATAGAGCGGCACTATTTTTTGCAATGACTTTATTGCCTTCCGGCATAGCATATTCACAGGTTAAGAAAGATACAGTAGCTAAAGAAAATAAAATAGATGAAGTTGTTGTAATAGGATATGGAACTCAGAGAAAAGAAGCCGTAACAGGTTCTGTAGCCACTGTAAAAGGAGATGCCCTGCGTGAAGTACCTTCTGCCAACATTACTCAGGCATTACAGGGAAGAACGGCAGGTGTAGATATCTCACAAACCTCTACAAAACCAGGGGCTGCTATGCAGATCCGTATCAGGGGAACAAGATCTCTGACAGGAGATAACAACCCGTTGATTGTATTGGATGGTATTCCTTTTGTGGGATCACTGGGAGATATAAGCTCAAGTGATATCAAAAGTATTGATATTCTGAAAGATGCTTCTGCTACAGCGATCTACGGGTCCAGAGGGGCAAATGGTGTGATTCTCGTTACGACAAACAGAGGTGCAAAAGGGCAGAGACCCAAATTTAGTTACAATACGTTTACAGGAGTTCAGACTTTGTTTTCAAAATATCCAATGATGGATGGTCCTAAGTTTGCGCAGCTGCGTTCTTATGCAATTCCTGCAGGAAATACAACGCCTTTATATTCAAACGGGGTTGATGAAAATAACAGTGTTAATACAGACTGGCAAAGCCTGTACTATAAGCCTGCCATGATGACCAGCCATGATATTGGTGTTTCAGGCGGAACAGAAGGAGGAAACTATAATGTAGGTCTATCATACTTCAAGCAAAATGCGTTAATTCCTGTCCAAAGTTATGAAAGATTTGCCCTGCGAATGGCCATTGACCAGCAGGTAGGATCCATCTTTAAATTCGGTTTTACGACCAATACAAACTATTCGATTTCGGAAGGGAATGGGGTAAATCCGGGAGCAGTTCTGGGATATTCTCCCATTGCCAATCCTTACAATCCGGATGGAAGCCCGAAGAGAGTAATGAGTACAGCAGGTGGCATTGATCAGACATGGATTTATACCAGAAGAAATTTAGAGAGCCTGGCGGATAAATATATTGATGAAACCAAATCTTTTGCATCCTATAACAATCTTTACGGGGAGGCAAGTTTACCAATTAAAGGATTAAAATACAGGTTAAATGTAGGATTGGATTTCCGTACTTCAAACAGTGGAAATTACACCGGTGTAGGAGTCTTTAATACGAATCCTCTGGGGCCCTCAGCGGCAGGAAAAGGGAACAACCAGACCTATCACTGGGTATTGGAGAACCTTTTAACTTACGACCGCACATTTGGTAAGCATAAGGTTAATGCCGTAGCGTTATATTCCGCAGAAGAAAATAAGTATACAAGCTCATACATGAGTGCAAAGAATGTCCCTGCAGATTTTTTCCAGTATTATAACTTAGGACAGTCGCCTCAGGCTGATATTACCGTAAGACCTGAAGACCAGGTTTATTGGAAAACAGGCCTGCTTTCAGCCATGGGAAGAATTATGTATACTTATGATAACAAGTATATGCTTACAGCAACACTTCGTGCAGATGGATCTTCCAGGCTGGCTCCAGGAAACAAATGGCATACCTATCCCGCACTATCATTAGGATGGAATGTTACCAACGAATCTTTCATGCAGAATATCAAAGTGATTAATCTCCTTAAATTCAGAGCCGGCTGGGGACAGACTTCCAATCAGGCAGTAGATCCATACTCTACCATGGGAAGATTTAATGTAGCTCCTTATAATTATGGAAGTGCAGGAAGTACAGGGATCTATGGAAATCAACCACCCAACCCGAACTTAGGATGGGAATATTCAAAAACGCAAAACTACGGAGTAGATTTCGGAATATTGAACAACCGCCTTACAGGAAGTGTGGAATATTACAAAACCCATACATATGACCTGTTGACACAGAAAAGCCTTCCGGCAACAAGCGGCTGGACATCAATTGTTTCCAATGTAGCGGAAACAGAAAATAAAGGGCTGGAAGTTTCTTTAAACGGAATTATTTTTGATAATCCGGACGGGTTTACATGGGAGGCTGGAGTTAATTTTTATACCAATAAAAACAAAATCTTATCCCTTGCATCCGGAACACCACGTGATGTCAATAACTTATGGTTTGTAGGACATAATATTAATTCATTATATGATTATCAGTATATCGGTCTTTGGCAGGCTGGTGACCCTTATCAGAATATTCTGGAGCCGGGAACTGCTGCAGATGTTACAGGATCTATTAAAGTGCTTTACACCGGAGGTTATAATGCTGACGGAACGCCGGTAAGAGCAATAGGACCGGACGACAGACAGATCTTTGATACAGCACCGAAATTCCAGGGAGGATTTAATATGCGCTTTGCTTACAAGAATTTTGAACTGAGCACAGTAGGAGCTTTCCAGCATGGCGGAATTCTGGTAAGTACCATTTATGGATCTGCAAGTTACCTTAACAGATTAACAGGAAGAGGAAATAATGTGGATGTAGATTATTGGACAGAAGATAATACTGGAGCCTATTTTCCTCGTCCAGGACGTCATTTGAGTGGAGATAATCCGAAATATTCTTCTACGTTGGCAATGTTTGATGCTTCTTATCTTAAGCTTCGCACCATTACCTTAGGCTATAATGTTAATAAAGATTTTTTAAAGGATTTAAAAATCACCAGCTTAAGAATTTACTTTACTGTAACCAATCCTGTAGTATTATTCTCTCCTTATCACAAATTCTCAGGAATGGATCCGGAACCAAACTCTTTTGGAAATGAAAACCAGGCAGTAAGCGGATATCAAAACCGCCAGCTTGTTATTGGAACCAATAACCCTTCTACAAGAAATTACTTAATGGGACTAAACTTAACCTTTTAA
- a CDS encoding RagB/SusD family nutrient uptake outer membrane protein, translating into MINFNKKLLLGAIFLSLTFTGCNEILDEQPRAIYTADYFNTPDGVNQGFTALYRQLRLLYGNGYFMSNCQNGTDESTWAQSADGNFKELDMSGNGIINSNTFPTSMVWNSVFPYINTANGIIEKGPGFGIAESMISEARFFRGFYYFMLVQTYGGVPLDLGAGELKYNTLPSTTSARSTVPEVYTKTVFADLKKAIENLPASPRVTGGVTKNVARLMLAKAYLTYGWWLQNPNNIPTYPEATRNDPDGHNAQWYFQQAYDIAMEGINNPGPYALQPTFYDVNVGSNDRNTESMLYADHTQSSTYYNESDPVGFGSGWAPDNFAAWMQTWNYTAIKSSKTTAWAGADVVSGVQREAAQPLGRPWVRMCPTLGVIKNTFADKTNDSRYDGTFVTTYRGNWNKNGTGLTTVPVLYNANNLPVQPGGAILSFLNDDSQTPSYPSGAGQSGVGAGTLSGRADWVIAPNGISRIVYPGLWKIGTYRTDDPNGLGYPNAGLTRPFSVAKFSEFYFIAAEAAVKGASGAMTARDLINVIRARAGKWKFNNAQNTAYVADNSVAMTAATPSAITIDYILAERSREYYGEFYRWYDLVRTQKWGDYAASYQIGGASYGDHNPQTVTRTIKPFHYLRPIPQNQIDAMEVSADIKAKYQNPGYN; encoded by the coding sequence ATGATAAATTTTAACAAAAAACTGCTATTAGGAGCAATCTTTTTATCCTTAACATTTACAGGATGTAACGAAATTCTTGATGAGCAGCCAAGAGCAATATATACAGCTGATTATTTTAATACACCAGATGGAGTTAATCAGGGATTTACAGCTTTATACAGACAGCTGAGATTATTGTACGGTAATGGATACTTTATGAGTAACTGTCAGAATGGAACTGACGAATCTACATGGGCACAAAGTGCTGATGGTAACTTTAAAGAGCTCGATATGTCCGGAAATGGTATTATTAATTCCAATACGTTTCCTACAAGCATGGTTTGGAATTCAGTCTTCCCATATATCAATACTGCCAACGGAATTATTGAAAAAGGGCCCGGTTTCGGAATCGCAGAATCTATGATTTCTGAAGCCCGTTTCTTCCGTGGATTTTACTATTTCATGCTGGTGCAGACCTATGGAGGAGTTCCTCTGGATTTAGGTGCAGGAGAATTGAAATATAACACTCTGCCATCCACAACTTCTGCAAGAAGTACTGTTCCGGAAGTCTATACAAAAACAGTTTTTGCTGACCTTAAAAAAGCTATTGAGAATCTGCCTGCCTCACCAAGGGTAACAGGAGGTGTGACCAAAAATGTAGCAAGACTTATGCTTGCCAAAGCTTATCTTACCTATGGATGGTGGCTGCAGAATCCCAACAATATTCCAACTTATCCCGAAGCGACAAGAAATGATCCTGACGGGCACAATGCCCAGTGGTATTTTCAGCAGGCTTATGATATTGCAATGGAAGGAATCAACAATCCCGGACCTTATGCGCTTCAGCCTACTTTCTATGATGTCAATGTAGGTTCAAATGACAGAAATACTGAATCTATGCTCTATGCAGACCATACGCAGTCAAGCACATACTATAATGAAAGTGACCCTGTAGGGTTTGGATCAGGCTGGGCGCCGGATAATTTTGCAGCATGGATGCAGACATGGAACTACACAGCCATCAAAAGCAGTAAAACGACAGCGTGGGCTGGGGCAGACGTTGTAAGTGGAGTACAGAGAGAAGCGGCACAGCCACTGGGACGTCCGTGGGTTCGTATGTGTCCTACTTTGGGAGTTATTAAAAATACTTTTGCAGATAAAACCAACGATTCCCGTTATGATGGGACTTTTGTAACCACTTACAGAGGAAACTGGAACAAAAATGGAACAGGGTTAACAACGGTTCCTGTACTTTATAATGCCAATAATCTGCCTGTACAGCCCGGAGGAGCCATTTTAAGTTTCCTTAATGATGACAGCCAGACTCCTTCTTATCCTTCAGGAGCAGGACAAAGCGGGGTAGGTGCTGGAACTCTGTCAGGAAGAGCAGATTGGGTAATTGCACCGAATGGAATCAGCAGAATTGTATACCCTGGCTTATGGAAAATTGGAACTTATCGTACTGATGATCCGAACGGCTTAGGATATCCGAATGCAGGATTAACCCGTCCATTCAGTGTTGCCAAATTCTCAGAATTCTATTTTATTGCAGCGGAAGCAGCCGTAAAAGGAGCTTCAGGAGCTATGACAGCCAGAGACCTTATCAATGTTATCCGTGCCCGTGCCGGAAAATGGAAATTCAATAATGCCCAAAATACCGCTTATGTAGCAGATAACAGTGTAGCTATGACTGCTGCCACACCTTCTGCAATCACCATCGATTATATTCTTGCAGAAAGATCCCGTGAATATTACGGAGAATTCTACAGATGGTATGATCTGGTGCGTACTCAGAAGTGGGGAGATTATGCCGCCAGTTATCAGATCGGAGGAGCTTCTTATGGAGATCACAATCCGCAGACGGTTACAAGAACGATAAAACCTTTTCATTATCTGAGACCAATTCCTCAGAATCAGATTGATGCTATGGAAGTATCTGCAGATATTAAGGCAAAATACCAGAACCCCGGATACAACTAA
- the uxuA gene encoding mannonate dehydratase, which produces MEKTWRWFGKKDKIELSTLRQIGVEGIVSALHDIPNGEIWNLEAINDYKNYIESHGLRWSVVESLPVSEAIKYGGEDRDSLIENYITSLENLGKAGITTVCYNFMPVLDWARTDLFHEWEDGSSSLYFDKAKFAYFEIHILKREGAENDYNPQILQKVEELKNTLTEKDNNALIDSVIVKTQGFVNGNIKEGDDNPVAIFKNLLALYDGIDKNQLRQNMKYFLEKIMPVCEKWNIQMCVHPDDPPFSLLGLPRIVTNEEDIDWLLKAVDNPHNGLTFCAGSLSANLQNDVPELAQKFAHRTKFVHLRSTNVFENGDFIEAHHLGGRGKLIEVIRVFEKENPDLPMRIDHGRLLTEDIDKGYNPGYSFLGRMLALGQIEGVMAAVQSELQKN; this is translated from the coding sequence ATGGAAAAAACCTGGCGTTGGTTTGGCAAAAAAGACAAAATAGAACTCAGCACGCTTCGTCAAATAGGAGTAGAAGGAATTGTTTCTGCTCTGCATGATATCCCAAACGGAGAAATCTGGAATCTGGAGGCTATTAATGATTATAAAAACTATATAGAAAGCCACGGACTTCGCTGGTCTGTTGTGGAAAGTCTTCCCGTAAGCGAAGCGATCAAATACGGAGGTGAAGACCGTGACTCTTTAATAGAAAATTATATCACAAGCCTTGAAAATCTGGGTAAAGCAGGCATTACAACAGTTTGTTACAACTTTATGCCTGTTCTAGACTGGGCAAGAACCGATCTCTTTCATGAATGGGAAGACGGTTCATCATCACTTTATTTTGACAAAGCCAAGTTCGCATACTTCGAAATTCATATTCTCAAAAGAGAAGGAGCAGAAAATGATTATAACCCACAGATCCTTCAAAAGGTAGAAGAATTAAAAAATACCTTAACAGAAAAAGATAACAATGCTCTGATAGACTCTGTCATTGTAAAAACACAGGGATTCGTTAACGGAAACATCAAAGAAGGAGATGATAATCCGGTAGCTATTTTCAAAAATTTACTGGCATTGTATGATGGTATAGATAAAAACCAGCTTCGCCAGAACATGAAATATTTCCTTGAAAAAATAATGCCTGTCTGTGAAAAATGGAATATTCAGATGTGTGTACATCCTGATGATCCGCCATTTTCATTACTGGGCTTACCAAGGATAGTAACCAATGAAGAAGATATTGACTGGCTTCTGAAAGCTGTTGATAATCCTCACAACGGATTGACCTTCTGTGCAGGTTCTTTAAGTGCCAACCTTCAGAATGATGTTCCGGAACTGGCTCAGAAATTTGCCCACCGGACTAAATTCGTTCACCTGAGAAGTACAAATGTCTTTGAAAACGGGGATTTCATCGAAGCTCATCATTTGGGAGGAAGAGGAAAGCTCATAGAAGTAATCCGTGTATTCGAAAAAGAAAATCCAGATCTGCCCATGAGAATTGATCACGGAAGACTTTTAACAGAAGATATTGATAAAGGATATAACCCCGGTTATTCATTTTTAGGACGAATGCTGGCATTGGGACAGATAGAAGGAGTAATGGCAGCAGTTCAGTCGGAATTACAGAAAAATTAA
- a CDS encoding SDR family oxidoreductase, with protein MKDLFSIRNKVAVITGASGVLGGSLAKSFIDAGAKVIALGRNQETLNARVKELTDLGGEALAVEANVMDIESLEAASEKIKEKYGRIDILLNIAGGNIPTATLSPEQSFFDMDIKGWNDVTDLNINGTVYPSYVFGKVIAEQGNGSIINISSMAAYSAITRVAGYSAAKSAITNFTQWLASDLALKFGDKIRVNAVAPGFFIGDQNRAILLNPDGSLTERSKKVIAKTPMQRFGEVEELNGVIQFLCSDAASFITGALIPVDGGFSAFSGV; from the coding sequence ATGAAAGACCTGTTTAGTATTAGGAACAAAGTGGCAGTTATCACAGGGGCTTCAGGCGTTTTGGGAGGTAGTCTTGCTAAAAGTTTTATCGATGCCGGAGCAAAAGTTATCGCATTGGGAAGAAACCAGGAAACACTGAACGCCCGTGTAAAAGAGCTTACAGACTTGGGAGGAGAGGCACTCGCTGTAGAAGCCAATGTGATGGATATTGAAAGCCTTGAAGCCGCCTCAGAAAAAATAAAAGAAAAATATGGCAGGATTGATATTTTGCTCAATATAGCCGGCGGAAATATTCCCACAGCTACCTTATCTCCTGAACAATCATTTTTTGATATGGACATCAAAGGATGGAATGACGTTACTGATCTCAATATCAACGGAACTGTTTATCCAAGTTATGTTTTCGGAAAAGTAATAGCAGAGCAGGGAAACGGAAGCATTATTAATATTTCTTCTATGGCTGCTTACTCAGCTATTACAAGAGTCGCCGGATACTCTGCAGCTAAATCTGCAATTACCAACTTCACACAATGGCTTGCATCTGATCTGGCATTGAAATTCGGAGATAAAATACGTGTTAATGCAGTGGCGCCGGGATTTTTTATTGGTGATCAGAACCGGGCCATTCTCCTGAACCCTGATGGAAGTTTAACCGAGAGAAGCAAAAAAGTAATCGCCAAAACACCCATGCAGAGATTTGGAGAAGTAGAAGAACTGAATGGTGTTATACAGTTTCTATGTTCAGATGCCGCAAGTTTCATCACAGGAGCACTGATTCCTGTTGACGGAGGTTTCAGTGCATTCAGCGGAGTATAA
- the uxaC gene encoding glucuronate isomerase has product MSNSIKNKEVFGESFLLESAKAENLYFGYAKDMPIIDYHNHLEPDVISANQNFRSPTAIWLDGDHYKWRAMRNFGVHEQFISGQDSDQEKFMKWAEVVPYTLRNPLFHWTHLELKNPFGISEYLSPKNANAVYHQMNESLQTSGFLPQSILQNFKVEALCTTDDPADDLVHHKALKESGFKTAVLPAFRPDSYINMINPEQYISGIKKLEKVCGFPITSAYDLLNALQSRINYFVEAGAKVADHGFEYFPDTTKWNHSLEKEFSEFLKGNLSSFSDPEALCGYMLKELCKMYAEKDWVQQFHVGATRNNNSEMFRKMGANAGYDAIGEQYHAQRLSILLDELNTEGKLTKTIIYNLNPAFNEVLAALAGNFNEGGIRSKVQFGAAWWFLDQLDGMTKQMNTLSNIGLISTFIGMLTDSRSLLSFSRHDYFRRLLCNLFGNEMERGLLPDDEKWVGKIIQDICYHNTKNYFEI; this is encoded by the coding sequence ATGAGTAATTCCATTAAAAATAAAGAAGTTTTCGGAGAATCGTTTTTGCTGGAATCAGCAAAGGCAGAGAATCTGTATTTTGGCTATGCTAAAGATATGCCGATTATCGATTATCACAATCACCTTGAACCGGACGTTATTTCTGCCAATCAGAATTTCCGCTCTCCAACGGCTATTTGGCTGGACGGAGACCATTACAAATGGAGGGCTATGAGAAATTTTGGAGTTCATGAACAGTTTATTTCAGGGCAGGATTCAGACCAGGAAAAGTTTATGAAATGGGCAGAAGTCGTGCCTTATACACTTCGTAACCCATTATTTCACTGGACCCACTTGGAATTAAAAAATCCTTTTGGAATCAGCGAATATTTATCGCCAAAAAATGCAAATGCAGTGTATCATCAGATGAATGAAAGTCTGCAGACCTCTGGTTTTCTGCCACAATCCATTCTTCAGAATTTTAAGGTGGAGGCTTTATGTACCACAGATGATCCTGCTGATGATCTCGTTCATCATAAAGCTTTAAAAGAGAGTGGCTTTAAAACGGCTGTTCTTCCGGCTTTCCGCCCTGATTCCTATATTAATATGATTAACCCTGAACAGTATATTTCAGGAATTAAAAAGCTTGAAAAAGTCTGCGGATTTCCAATTACATCAGCTTATGATCTGTTGAATGCACTCCAGTCCAGAATCAATTATTTTGTGGAAGCAGGGGCAAAAGTAGCCGATCATGGCTTTGAATATTTCCCGGATACTACGAAATGGAATCATAGCCTTGAAAAAGAATTTTCTGAATTCCTTAAGGGGAATCTCTCATCATTTTCCGATCCCGAAGCCTTGTGCGGTTATATGCTGAAAGAGCTTTGCAAAATGTACGCAGAAAAAGATTGGGTGCAGCAATTTCATGTAGGGGCAACCCGAAACAACAATTCAGAAATGTTCAGAAAAATGGGTGCCAATGCAGGTTATGATGCTATTGGAGAACAATATCATGCACAGAGACTGAGCATTCTGCTTGATGAACTCAACACAGAAGGAAAACTGACCAAAACCATTATCTACAATTTAAACCCGGCATTTAACGAAGTTCTGGCAGCTCTTGCCGGAAATTTCAACGAAGGAGGAATCAGATCTAAGGTACAGTTTGGGGCAGCCTGGTGGTTCCTGGATCAGCTTGACGGAATGACAAAACAGATGAATACGCTTTCAAATATTGGATTAATCAGCACTTTTATCGGTATGCTTACCGATTCCCGAAGTCTGTTGTCGTTCTCAAGACACGATTATTTCAGAAGGCTCTTATGCAATCTGTTCGGAAATGAGATGGAAAGAGGTCTCCTTCCCGATGATGAAAAATGGGTTGGAAAGATCATTCAGGATATCTGTTATCACAATACAAAAAATTATTTTGAAATCTAA